acacatcagcATTATCTAGTTGAATCCATTCCTTGATCCAGCAGAAAGTCGCAGCTTCAAAATATatcttcaagtctggcagggaaaatccccctctttcttttgtatctgttaatattttatatttaattctgggtttttccccatgccagataaatttagacaatgctttctgccattctttaaaacatcttATGCTGTCAATAATTGGAATAGcttggaataaaaacaacatctttggcaattcattcatagTAAATGAGTCATTCTAGAAGAGCTCAAGAACAGCTGAAGACAGTGGCTACAAATTATGGGggtgtcattttatttaacacactttatatgctgcttgattgtgaAAATCTCTTAGTggtttacaaaacaacaacaaccatgttgTCATCAAAGAAAAACCCCTGCCAATGCTGATGCTTAGAGGTGATGCAGTTATATTCCTGAAATCTCAGCTCCTTCAGAACTGCCAACAATGGTTTTTCTCATGCGACCCACCCTAGTACCTTTGACTTCCTGCTCCATTTTGTGGCATGTTACAATGACCACAAAAGGGCTATCTTAAGGCAGTGATTGTGAAACCATcgccctccagatgctattgaactacaactcccatcattcctgaccattgacaatGCTAGCTGGAGCTAATGGGAAGTGGAGTTTTTAAGAAAGCAGCGGAGCCATTTAAGCAAATGACACAagcaaatacaaaaaaagggtTGAAATTAAACCCCCTCTTGGATTAGACAATGAATTGGATTGGAGAATCCCAGAGAACTCTTATGACCTGAGCCCAATTATGTGATGACACTAACTGAGAAAACCCATATAGTCATCCAGAATCTTGCCACCCTGTTTTTGTCCTGCTCAGAATCAGCATCACCTTCAGATGTCTGGTGGTGGTAGTGCCTGGATAATATGTCCTCAATAAGTCCACCTCCTTTTTGCTGCTGCCACCTCTGCCCATTTACTTGCCCTTTAAGCCCAAACTAAAGAGCCACCCAGAAGAAGTGGGCAGGGCAAGCCAAGCAGAAATATTGCTCCTCCTCCCTGTCATTGGTTGCTTCATTTAATGGGATCAGGGCCTGCATgtcccattttgccacttgaggcaaaactgGAGGCGCCACCCagccctgctgccaccactgtgcCACCTACTTTCTACATGGACACTGGATAGCAAAGGACCCTAGTAGGGCAGCAGAGGGGAGAATTTTTCAGcaaaagggccacattccctcacagGTACCCTTCTGAGGGCCGCATGTTAGTAATGGGCAAGGTCAGAGACATAAGAGGATGGAGGAACAGGTGTGGTCACCAGCCTTTGTACGGgagaaaaggtaaagggtaaaggtacccctgcccgtacgggccagtcttgacagactctaggattgtgcgctcatctcactctagacgccgggagccagcgctgtccgcagacacttccgggtcacgtggccagcgtgacgaagttgctccggcgaactggcaccagagcagcacacggaaacgccgtttgccttcccgctacaaagcggtacctatttatctacttgcacttaagggtgctttcgaactgctaggtgggcaggagctgggaccgaacgacgggagctcaccccgctgcggggattcgaaccgccgaccatgcgatcggcaagtcctaggcgctgaggttttacccacagcaccaccctcgtcCCTTGTACGGGAGAAGTCAGAGGCAAATAAGGGACATAGTCAGAGTTCAAGGGTATATGCcaggcaggcaaaagcacttgagtgTGGTGATAGTTAGTTCAGCCCAGGAGTAGTCCTGAGGGCAAGACAGAGGGACCTGGAAGGCCGCATTTCGCCTCTGGGCCTgagattgtccccccccccccagcaggatATAAAGAAAGACAACCCTGGAACCTGTTTCCATGCACGGCTTAGTGCCAGGACGGACACACAAACTATTTTTGTAACACAAAACCAACAACACCGAGAAATGctcacaaacacaaaacaaagccAGGCCACAAATCAAAGGAAGTGGAAACTGTTGTCATGGCAATGTGAGCCCAAGAATGAGCAGCAGGGGGGTGCTTTTATTCAGTTCAGTAACAACATAATTACAAGCAATCTAAATATATCAGCTAGCTTAGTACTGTAATGCCATTAACATCCAAATACAGCTACATATTTGTCAGCCAAGCCCAGTCTCTCTGCATTGACTGGGCAGAACAACAAAAGGTTGTTCTGTTTACACTTACTTCTTAACTGGGCAATGGGTGAGAATGCAGTTTGCAAGTTTTCTGAACTTCAGATAAAATTTGTATTTTACAATTAGAACATCATCTCAAAAATCATTGAAGATtcatggaagtggggggggggtcaggctgcAGCCCCCAAGGCATTGTGTGCATTGCTTAATGCACATCAAGCAACATTAGCAATATGTTCAGATTTGTCAAAGGCAAAGGAAGGAGAACCTTGGCCAACCCACCTAGTTCGATGCTCCTGTTGAACTCTATGAGGCTCAAGAGCTGGTCCATGTGGCGCATCAGCTGCGGATACAGGCAATTCATCCTGCTAAAGATACAAGGGTCGAGAGGGAAGCAAAGGCACTCTGGGCTTCAAAAACCAGTTAAGGGAGTGAAGAACAGGCAACGCCCAAGTATGTGTAGGCCCCAGCCCCGTAGGGGCCCAACACCTTTAGTGTATGCGAAACACTAATAAAGAAAAAGCTTctcctgagcatgtacagagagaCTCTTTGCTATGTCACTTCCACCCAACCCCTGCACTTTTAGAGCAGCTTCCAGAAATGAGGCCTGATATGCCTTGAAGAGGAGGCCTAGGAACCACTTTACACTTTCTTTTTCTAAGAAAACATCCTCAGCAAATCTATATATAATACAGAAAAGGCGCGGGGTGGGGTGTGTGCAGGAGAACGTCTTATATCCCACTTACATGTTACTAGGGCATAGAGACTCCAGTCAGGCGAATATGGAAACACACAGACtgctcgcggaacaaattaagaGCATCAGTGAATCAGCACCTGAGGTTACAAGCCATATTACTGCAGCCACCCACACAAAGCATCCTCCGCCATCGAAGAACCGCTGGGTGAGCCGCGGCGTGTTTTAAGCAACCCGCCTACTTAGAAAGCGCCACCCATCCCCGGGATTAAAGCCGGGAGCCAATTCGGCCTCTTTTTAAGGAGGGACGGCAACAAATCCCCTCCGCTCTCAGTCGAGGGAAAGCCTTTCTTTTCTGCTCAGCTACCAGCGGCCCCTCCAAAGTTGTTGCgccttctcagccccctctggctgCGGGTGGCTAGGCCTCGTCCTTAGCAAAGATGTGGGTACACTGGCTCTTTAACAGGTGAGGAGGTTTCCCTCACCCGCCGCCCAGACCTGAGCGGCAAAGCATCCCAAGCCCATCGCTCCAAAGGCAGTCGTGGCGTAGGAGAGTTTCTCTAGGTGGAGATTTCTGCGCCACTTTAAGAATAGCGAGCGCGTCTCCAGGGGGCTGAAAGAGCACGTGCGGGCCCCATCTCCTCCGCTACCTCCCCCGGCTTGGAACAGTTGCGCCACGAAGCTTCCGTGACCTTCATGAAGTCGGGGGAGGCTCCATTCCGGAGCAGGTGAGCGCCACCTTTTCGCCTATACATTTAGGCCCAAGATGCTCGCATTACCGAGGGCGTTCCTCCTCGCGAGGGGCCGCTGTCCATCCATCTGCACTTTCGGCATCTGCTCCCTGCAGGCAATACCCGTCCGCCCCCAACCACGTGCACATTCCCCGGCCACTCAAGACATCGCGCCGTGCTTCTGAGGAAGGGGCCTGCAGCCCGTGAAACTTTGGCTTTACTTCTTTTAAGGTGGTGCTAGGCTCCTTGATTTCATTTTCCCATCTCCAGCGTACCTGGGCATTTTGTTCAGGGGTGTGATTGGGTCAGGGGTCCTGGAATCACTACCCACAGCGATTCTGCAGGGGAGCTTGCCACTTTCTGGGAATTCTGGTTTGTTGGACTCGTGTGTCTTCCTTCGACGTTCAGAGGCACAGCACCTTCAGCACATCCTTCCCTGTCCTTCCTTTAGCATTCCTATCCAGCGATAACTGGGTCCCTCTGGTACTCTCTCCATTCCACTAGGCTTGGATCATGCCCACTATAGCTACGCTTGCCTTTAAACCCCAGCACTCCAGTCTGCCCATCTTGGCTCTTGAGTATTCTAGCAAGGCAAGTCGCTGCCTCTTAACCTAACCTGAcatggttgtggggattaaataaggatGGGAAGAAGTAGGTACGTCAtatattgagctccttggagaaaaaggtaggagatgatggtggtgatgatgatgatgatgatgatgacgatgatataAACATGGTTTCTCTCTCCCAAAGGTCTCAGGCACCTGCACTTTCATTACCTAGTTCTATTCCACCCCTATTTGGGCAATATCAAACAGTTTCACTCCCATCACTAAGGATGATTTATTCTGGACCGGATGCCCCTCAGCGCCTGCCAGCTTTCCTCCAGCCATCTTTTCAACTGCAGAGCTATCCTAATAAGGGTAGGCCAAGTCCAAAGGAGGAAAGTGCTGTGAGTGgcaaacactgggctgggggaGCAGGGTGCTTCATCCAGACTAGCAGTGTTCAGCTAGCAATGCCACACTCTTGAAAGCAGAAAGTGAGGGGCCTGGCAGCCATCTGGGTCTGAGAACATTGTCATGGGTGCAGCTGCCCGCCCCCCTAACATGAAGACAGCCCACCCCCAACatgaatcctggctatgcccacgaACATTGTGTACAGGGTTTAAAGCCAGATCCCACCTACAATAATAGGGGCCATTCCAGGATTATGTGAAATACTTAACTATTACATTTTGATATGGCTGGAATTCGTTTGAAAATTAAGTGGGATTAAGTTTAGAAAACAAATAAGAAATATATTGTGGCACATGGGTGGAAAAACTTTTTCAGACCAAAGACTGCTGAGTGCGTGCACAAACACACCAGGAACGATagctccatcaaaaaaagaagattGCATGTTGTAGGGTAGAAGCAAGGATTTTAATAGCCACCACCAAGCTGTGACAATTTCATTCTTAAACACCTGAGTATTgggaaccagggaagagaaaagtCAATGCAATCAGTCAGCCAGTTCTGAGGGACACTGGCTAACAGTAACTActcctaccccaccccccactcctcaGATCCACCGAAAGAATCAATCAGGCACAGAATGTGGTGCAAAGCTTTGCAAGGATTCACAGGAGAAGATTGCAGAGCAATCTGATACCAGTAAATGGTATCAGAGGTGATTTGGGTACAGGGAGATCCACCAGATGATCAGCCAAGGCACAAACAAGGTTGATGTTAAGGGCTTAGTCTTCACAGTCTATCCAGACGAAGTTCAGGAGTGGTGATCAAGGTTTGCTTAAAGCATGGGCAACCCAGTGTTTTGGTCTGAGGGCTACATTCAGAGTTGGCCAACCCTTTGTGGGCCAGGTTCTAGCAGCCATCAGTGCCAAAATGGCCACCAAATACAGACTCACCCCACATGTATACAAACTCAGTACACAGAACACACTCTCACTCGCATACACACAGAAGAGAAACAAGACATCCGGGGCTTGGTGGAGAGCTTTGAACCTCTCCTCTTCAGCCCAGCATTGCAACGGGGAGGAAGGTAGGGCAGATGGACCACTGCAAATAGTCTTGGAGGGCTTGATCCAGTCCGTGGGCTTGTGACCCCCCCCACTGCCTTAAAGCTTTGTCCGTCTGTCAAGAAGCTCCAGGTCAATGGGTCTGTCAGGAACAAGCACAACCCGAGAGAGGGGCTTCACCTCTGTACACCGTGGACCTGGTCTGATTAAGAATATCCGGATAAGCTGGAAAGAGAAAAGCTTGACTTATTTTGGGGCAAAGCTTCATTCCCACCCACCAAACACAAGTAATCAAATATGCCTACAGCTGTGAAGACCTCTTGGGCCACAGCATTGCcctgtttcttgtttgtttattatactgtattcattttctgcccttcttcccaaaggacacCCCCTCTGCCCCCACAGAAGTAACTCACCCTGGCAAGAGCCAAATGCATCTCGAGCTCAGCAATGCGGCGCCCCAGACAGGCACGCACCCCATAGCCAAAGGGGATGGAGctgaaggggtggggaagcaagTCCCTTTGATCTCGCAGCCAGCGACGTGGCAGGAAGTGCTCCGGCTCCGGGAAGCTGGACTCATCATGCGAGAGAGCGTAATGGGCCAAAACAAAGAGGGTCTGGAGGGGCCAGTGGGAAGCACAGAGAGTTAGCAAATGACAAAGACTTTGCTCTCCAACAGTCGATTCCCCATAGCAACATGAAGGCTGGTGGCAAAGCAATATTCTTGCCATGCAGTTTACCATTTCCCATCAGGGCAGCTTAACCAATGCTAGCCCATTCTGACATACGTACATACAGCCTTCACCTAATTCCTTGCATTCTCCCACTGTTGTTTTTTCCCTTCATGAACTGCCTATATGTCAAAATTCAGTGACAGCCCCATCCCTTTTATTCCACATCCACTTCTGGCCACCAACAAATGCCTTGAGTTGCAACATCAGGAATACATTACTACTCACATTCTTTGGAAACTTGTATCCTCCAACAACAACATCGTCTTCTGCGATGATTCGGGCATTGGCGGGGACCACAGGGTAAAGCCTATAAGGACATTAGTGGAGGGAGGGCTGTCACTGTGCATCAGAACAAAGGAAGGCTCTTCAGAAGCTACAGAAGCATAAATGGGAAATGGGTGGAACCACTCTGGGCAAGATGAAGCCCGGGAGCCACAAAGTCCAGGCCTGTGATCTTGCTCCTTGGAACAATGAGAAAGGCCCCTTACCTAAGAGTCTCCTTGATCACTGCCTTAAGCAGCGGCATCCTGGCAAGGTCCTTGGCCTCAGGGATCTGATCTTCGGGTACCACACTGATCAACTCCTGGTATAAGGCTTCCTGGACCTCCATGTCTCTGGCCAGGTGATACATGGCCCATGAAAGGGTATTTGATGTCTGAAAGGGCAAAGCAAAGCGGTGAAGATGCTACATCCAGGcagcaaaggaaggagaaaatcTTGGAATGAACTTGTATATGTGACCATCCCAAAGAATCAGACAGTGACTAGCCTGTGGCAGTCAAATCTCTTCCAAAAGCTTATCATGAAGGAACACAGCAGTTTGCTATATTTTTACATttcccataatttttttaaaaaaatgtgtattgaGGGATGCAGGGCAAGGAGACATCGTggtcctccaccccccacccaagaGCCACCTAACACCAACTGCTCTGTGGGTTGGCTCCTgatggtttgttttatttatgtagagtgatattgcttgtaagctgcatTTTTGGTCATTACATTTTGGGGTGGGCACCCAAGTAAGGAAGGCTAAGAAGTCAATGTCCTACCGTGTCTACGCCAGCCAGGAGTAGCTCAGCTATGCTGCCATATATCTCTTCATGGCTAATCCGCCCACTGGACAGTAGGTAAGTTAGGTAGCCTGAGACAACCTCACCCTTCTCCAGAGACTTCTCAACCTCCAGCATCTTCTGATCAATCAGATTTTTCCCTGGAGTAATTAAATAGCATCTGTTACCATAAGAACACAGGCCTGGCCTGATCATTCCTGCATCCTCCACACAGGCTGGGTATCTACCACTCACCTTTGGCCTACTGTTACCATGGGGACACAATCCTGGGACTGTTCCTGACAGCATTTACCATGTGGGCCGGATATCTACCACTCACCTTTGTCTTCTTGGCCTACTGCCATAGGCACTTGAGGAAGCTTAGATTACGAATCTTCCCACTCTCAAGAGAGAAAGTGAGGGATGATTGACCGGTAATTCCAGAGTTGTCCCCACTCTTGACATACCAAAGGCAAAGATTGTGTCCCAGCCCTGCAGATAGCGGTTCCAGAAAGGCATCACATCCCGGGTCCACTTGGGCAGGATAGTAGCAAAGATGGAGTTCTTCAGCATGTACCCAATTGCATGGATAAAGTTCTGTGTTTCAGCAGGGATCTGCTTTTCCAAACAGCCAATGCGGGTCTCAAATAGGATGTAGGAGATGCCTGGAAGCAGAAAGCACAGGTGGGAAGACTTGAGGAAACGGCCCTGATATCCCATCACAGAACTATAATCACATTAGAAAGAATATCTCCAAAGGGTTTGCTTGTACTTGGAACAATATATTAATTGTGGACTGTCAGACTGAAAGTATTGGAATGAGCTTGGCTGCTGGGAGAGGAGGGTATATGATGGCTGCCACATTTAGCtgggcaattattattttttgcctaaATCTCCAGGGATGGCAGTGTCTATCCAGCCACAAGTTGTGTACTTTTAAAAGACTGGACTTTTCAGGATAAGCTGTTACACATTAACACCAAAAACATGGATCCCCATTGTGGCAGACACAAAAACTTCTAACTATCCCTTCCTTTGCCATTTTTCATCTGACTATACTCCCCACAGAGTTGGTCTGCTTTCTggagtggggaacttgtggctctccagatgttgctgaactacaactcccatcattcctgatcgttggccatgctggctggggctgataggagttggagtccaacaccttCTGAAGGGCCATAGATTTCCCCAGTGCTAGATCAAACAAGGTATACActtcctgattattattttttaaagaaaaacattttgaattgtTCAGTATTTTAGGAAAAAGTTGTTCTCTCCTGATTACCCCCTCTTACTCTtaaatgcagagggggaaagtgttgctttaaaagagagagagaatgtttctATGAAAAAATAACATCTGGGGTTATTAAACAGAAAATGGAAAACCTTCTTAAGCCGAATCCTGTAATCAGTTGCTGGTGCTTAGCCCCACTCAAGTCAACTAGTcaatgaataacaacaacaacaacaacaataataattttattatttataccctatctggctggtttccccagccactctgggcagcttacagcacataaacaattgtaaaacattagacattaaaaatttctcaCTATACGGTTGCCttccaatgtcttctaaaagtcagatcgttgtttatttctttgacatctgatgggagggcattccacagggcaggcgccactacctagaaggccctctgcctgcttccctgtaacctcacttcttgcagtgagggaactgctggaaggccctcgaagctggacctcagtgtccaggctgaacgatggggtgaagatgctccttcgggtatactgaagggaggccttttagggctttaaaagtcagcaccaacactttgaattgtgcccggaaacgtactgggagccaatgtaggtctttcaggactggtgttatatggtcttggcggccactcccagtcaccagtctagctgccacaatgAAATGAAGCAATGCATGTAATGTCAGGTTCAGTGGGGCCCATAATCAAAAGATTTCCTTCACATGCATGGGGTCACACCTAGACCTACCTGACACCTGAACAGCTCCTCTTCCACCTACCCATCAGCTGTACGATGAGAATAACAGAATAATCACTGAAAGGAAATAGTTTACAGCATCATAACTGTCCACACACCTTCCAAGGCAAAGCGGTACAATACACTGGCCATATCTTGCACCACCATCCCTGAGGGGCTCTTTTTTCTCTCATTCTCCAGAAACACCATCAGGTCTGACACCACCTCATTGATAGCACCCGCATACAAAACAGCGTCTGTAGGTTTAAGCATCCTCTTGTTCAGCACCTGCCGCAGGCGGTGCCACCGCTCTCCATCCCTGAGGAGAGAGACAGTTGGATCCAtgtaagaaagaagaagaagaagaagagtttggatttgatatcctgctttatcactaccctaaggagtctcaaagcggctaacaatctcccacAACCCACAACAAATATCCCTTGGAATATTTCTCAGTTTGCCAGTATTGGCTCATGGTTTTGCTCTGGAATCACCCCTCATTGACAGGAaacttgtgaccctccaaatgttgtggggctcccatcagctccagtcagtatAGTCAatggctagggataatgggagttgcagtccaaccctttctgaagggctacaggttccccatcctgccACAGGGCATGTTTAGGCAGCCCTGACTGCAGGGAATAGGAGGGTTTTGGAAACCCTTTCATCACTTAAGAAATCCTTTAGCCTACAATGGGTAGCCTGTTCGTTTGGCtgacagagagaggcagagaacaGCAGACAGCTGcaaagtcttttaaaaaacccaactt
The nucleotide sequence above comes from Podarcis raffonei isolate rPodRaf1 chromosome 1, rPodRaf1.pri, whole genome shotgun sequence. Encoded proteins:
- the LOC128420161 gene encoding sterol 26-hydroxylase, mitochondrial isoform X2, whose protein sequence is MCSGYFASALFRNHLLQSTIAYRLQRRRAQLGTKVISRKKYGPIWQSWFGPYVNINIGSPEVLEQLLRQEGKYPIRSDMALWKEHRDIRHLAYGPFTEDGERWHRLRQVLNKRMLKPTDAVLYAGAINEVVSDLMVFLENERKKSPSGMVVQDMASVLYRFALEGISYILFETRIGCLEKQIPAETQNFIHAIGYMLKNSIFATILPKWTRDVMPFWNRYLQGWDTIFAFGKNLIDQKMLEVEKSLEKGEVVSGYLTYLLSSGRISHEEIYGSIAELLLAGVDTTSNTLSWAMYHLARDMEVQEALYQELISVVPEDQIPEAKDLARMPLLKAVIKETLRLYPVVPANARIIAEDDVVVGGYKFPKNTLFVLAHYALSHDESSFPEPEHFLPRRWLRDQRDLLPHPFSSIPFGYGVRACLGRRIAELEMHLALARLIRIFLIRPGPRCTEVKPLSRVVLVPDRPIDLELLDRRTKL
- the LOC128420161 gene encoding sterol 26-hydroxylase, mitochondrial isoform X1 → MAKLGGFSGRLLRRCLGSQPGSPCPDLACRSASSAAEAASVSRQEERLKRPEELPGPGILGSIYWLFVRGYLLHAHRLQVISRKKYGPIWQSWFGPYVNINIGSPEVLEQLLRQEGKYPIRSDMALWKEHRDIRHLAYGPFTEDGERWHRLRQVLNKRMLKPTDAVLYAGAINEVVSDLMVFLENERKKSPSGMVVQDMASVLYRFALEGISYILFETRIGCLEKQIPAETQNFIHAIGYMLKNSIFATILPKWTRDVMPFWNRYLQGWDTIFAFGKNLIDQKMLEVEKSLEKGEVVSGYLTYLLSSGRISHEEIYGSIAELLLAGVDTTSNTLSWAMYHLARDMEVQEALYQELISVVPEDQIPEAKDLARMPLLKAVIKETLRLYPVVPANARIIAEDDVVVGGYKFPKNTLFVLAHYALSHDESSFPEPEHFLPRRWLRDQRDLLPHPFSSIPFGYGVRACLGRRIAELEMHLALARLIRIFLIRPGPRCTEVKPLSRVVLVPDRPIDLELLDRRTKL